In a genomic window of Xenopus laevis strain J_2021 chromosome 5S, Xenopus_laevis_v10.1, whole genome shotgun sequence:
- the LOC108718252 gene encoding protein LRATD1 codes for MGNQLDRITHLNYSELPTGDPSGIEKEELRVGVAYFFSDEEEDLDDRGQSGRFGVRDPSPGEDEGHIVLNEIEFSAFSCQECIFSKIRGNQDLNVYPVQGLLSFCTPGDLVELLFICPSKDHPPPPSPHWAVYVGQGQIIHLHRGEIRKDNLFEVGGECMGRVVSNWYRYRPLTAELVLQNACGHLGLRSEEICWTNSESFAAWCRFGNREFKAGGEVHTGDLQYFLKLHLEENNIHTLRFHSLEELIKEKRRADAGGKLRFIKELSMVERKD; via the coding sequence ATGGGAAACCAACTGGATCGCATCACCCACCTGAACTACAGCGAGCTGCCAACTGGGGACCCCTCCGGAATCGAGAAGGAAGAGCTGCGGGTTGGGGTGGCATATTTCTTCTCAGACGAGGAGGAGGACTTAGACGACAGAGGGCAGTCCGGACGCTTTGGGGTGAGGGACCCCAGCCCGGGAGAAGACGAAGGGCATATAGTTCTGAACGAGATCGAGTTCTCTGCTTTCAGCTGCCAGGAATGCATCTTCTCCAAGATCAGGGGGAACCAGGACCTCAATGTGTATCCAGTTCAAGGCTTGTTGTCCTTTTGCACACCAGGGGATCTTGTGGAACTGCTCTTTATTTGCCCCTCCAAGGACCAtccaccccctccctcccctcactGGGCAGTTTATGTTGGCCAGGGACAGATCATCCACTTGCACAGAGGGGAAATCCGGAAGGACAACCTTTTCGAGGTGGGTGGGGAATGCATGGGCAGGGTGGTTAGCAACTGGTATCGGTACAGACCACTAACTGCAGAGCTGGTCCTTCAAAATGCCTGCGGGCACTTGGGCTTAAGAAGTGAAGAGATATGCTGGACTAACTCTGAAAGTTTTGCAGCCTGGTGCAGGTTTGGAAACAGGGAATTTAAAGCTGGCGGGGAGGTCCACACAGGAGACCTTCAGTACTTTCTGAAACTCCACCTAGAGGAGAACAACATTCATACACTGAGGTTTCACAGCCTGGAGGAGCTTATAAAAGAGAAGCGTAGAGCAGACGCTGGAGGCAAACTGAGGTTCATCAAGGAACTCTCCATGGTGGAGAGGAAAGACTAG